In Pedobacter sp. W3I1, one DNA window encodes the following:
- a CDS encoding YdeI family protein — translation MQTNPKVDFYFNKAKKWQEELLLLRAIALDCGLTEELKWGVPCYTLGNSNIVLIHDFKEYCAFLFFKGVLLNDSAGILIQQTENVQSARQARFTNALEIVELKPILKTYIDEAIEVERAGLKVDLKKTTEYNIPTEFKNKLDHIPALKTAFEALTPGRQRAYLLHFAAPKQAKTREARVEKFMPQIMNGKGLND, via the coding sequence ATGCAAACGAATCCAAAAGTTGATTTTTATTTTAACAAAGCTAAAAAGTGGCAGGAAGAACTGCTGCTATTAAGGGCAATCGCACTAGATTGTGGCCTTACCGAAGAATTAAAATGGGGAGTGCCGTGTTATACCTTGGGAAACAGCAACATCGTTTTAATCCATGATTTTAAAGAATACTGTGCATTTTTGTTTTTTAAGGGCGTTTTATTGAATGATAGCGCTGGGATCTTGATTCAACAAACGGAGAATGTACAATCGGCGAGGCAGGCACGCTTTACTAATGCCCTCGAAATAGTAGAACTGAAGCCTATTTTGAAAACTTATATTGATGAAGCCATTGAGGTAGAAAGAGCTGGTTTGAAAGTAGATTTGAAAAAAACTACGGAATATAACATTCCTACTGAGTTTAAGAATAAATTAGACCACATCCCTGCATTGAAAACAGCATTCGAAGCATTAACGCCTGGTCGTCAGAGAGCTTACCTGCTTCATTTTGCTGCGCCTAAGCAAGCTAAAACCCGTGAGGCAAGGGTTGAGAAATTTATGCCGCAGATTATGAATGGCAAAGGGCTGAATGATTAG
- a CDS encoding class I SAM-dependent methyltransferase, translated as MNRHKNTTEPDNTAVRTALWRALHVQVDAKPHILEDEIGLKLIAPPDYWMERPDMKYTRRLRASIVARSRFIEDLIIAESKKGIDQYVTLGAGLDTFVQRRPDFASKLQIYEIDQPGTLTWKQKRLADIGLAKPNNLHFVSVDFEMSSWWKELLKSGFDLGKPAVVACTGVTLYLSRAAIIDTLSQIAKLASGSTLAMAFYLPIELLDEEDKAMQEIAEKGARAAGTPFESFFTPQEVLDLAHAAQFKEAKTISTKDMEQLYFTDRADGLFPASGEVFLLATT; from the coding sequence ATGAACCGGCACAAAAACACAACTGAACCAGATAATACGGCTGTAAGGACTGCTTTATGGAGAGCGCTACATGTGCAGGTAGATGCAAAGCCACATATTCTCGAAGATGAAATCGGGCTGAAATTGATTGCACCTCCTGACTATTGGATGGAACGCCCGGATATGAAATATACTAGGCGTCTTCGGGCTTCGATTGTTGCACGTAGCCGTTTTATCGAAGATTTAATTATAGCAGAAAGCAAGAAAGGAATTGATCAATATGTTACTCTGGGAGCGGGGCTTGATACTTTTGTGCAACGCAGACCGGATTTTGCTTCCAAACTGCAGATTTATGAAATTGATCAGCCTGGTACATTAACATGGAAACAAAAGCGCTTAGCTGATATTGGTTTGGCTAAACCCAATAATTTACATTTTGTGTCAGTAGATTTTGAAATGTCTTCATGGTGGAAAGAATTGTTGAAATCGGGTTTTGATCTTGGTAAACCTGCAGTTGTTGCATGTACAGGCGTAACTTTATACCTGAGCAGAGCAGCAATTATTGATACATTAAGTCAGATTGCGAAACTTGCATCCGGCTCAACCCTGGCCATGGCATTTTACCTGCCTATTGAGTTGCTGGATGAAGAAGATAAAGCCATGCAGGAAATAGCAGAGAAGGGTGCTCGTGCTGCCGGAACTCCATTCGAGAGTTTTTTTACACCACAGGAAGTATTAGATTTAGCGCATGCAGCACAGTTTAAAGAAGCAAAAACCATATCAACCAAAGATATGGAGCAACTTTATTTTACAGATAGAGCCGATGGTCTTTTCCCGGCGAGCGGAGAAGTATTTTTATTGGCAACAACATAA
- a CDS encoding DoxX family protein — MTKRNKIIYWIATVWLSLGMLSTGIVQLIKMKEEVALFTQLGYPLYFLTILGIWKILGVIAVLIPKFTLLKEWAYAGFFFAMSGAVFSHIAIGDTSISAYFGPMLLLVLTILSWYFRPADRKVNFA, encoded by the coding sequence ATGACAAAGAGAAATAAAATTATCTATTGGATTGCCACCGTTTGGCTTTCGCTAGGCATGTTATCAACTGGAATAGTACAATTGATAAAAATGAAAGAAGAAGTAGCGTTGTTTACCCAATTGGGCTATCCGCTCTATTTTCTGACGATATTAGGGATTTGGAAAATTTTGGGTGTTATTGCAGTGTTAATCCCTAAATTTACATTATTGAAAGAATGGGCTTATGCAGGCTTTTTCTTTGCCATGTCTGGCGCTGTTTTCTCGCACATTGCTATTGGCGATACCAGCATTTCGGCATATTTCGGGCCAATGTTACTACTTGTGTTAACTATACTATCATGGTATTTCAGGCCTGCAGATAGAAAGGTTAATTTCGCTTAA
- a CDS encoding SRPBCC domain-containing protein, giving the protein MEQKTKIDAENGKQEMIITREFDLPVELLFKAYVEPEIIAQWMGTKVLKLENKKYGSYQFETADAKGNVAFVATGVIHEFVLEEKITRTFEMEHTPFGVQLEFLTFEKLTDDKSKLTMHVVYRSVAVRDQILALPFAQGINMAHNRLEDIVKQIK; this is encoded by the coding sequence ATGGAGCAGAAAACAAAAATTGATGCCGAAAATGGCAAACAGGAAATGATCATTACCAGAGAATTTGATTTACCTGTAGAATTGCTTTTTAAGGCTTATGTTGAACCTGAAATTATAGCACAATGGATGGGGACAAAAGTGCTGAAACTTGAAAATAAAAAGTACGGCAGTTACCAGTTCGAAACTGCTGATGCTAAAGGAAACGTCGCATTTGTAGCCACCGGTGTTATACATGAGTTTGTACTTGAGGAAAAAATTACGCGCACATTCGAAATGGAGCATACCCCTTTTGGGGTTCAGCTGGAGTTTTTAACCTTCGAAAAACTGACCGATGATAAGAGTAAACTCACCATGCATGTGGTTTACAGGTCTGTAGCGGTAAGGGATCAAATACTCGCCTTACCTTTTGCTCAGGGTATTAACATGGCACATAACCGTTTAGAAGACATTGTAAAACAAATAAAATAA
- a CDS encoding helix-turn-helix transcriptional regulator, which produces MNLRRDVFQAIADPTRRAILLLVASQSMTAGAIAANFDTARPTVSKHLQILTECELLAQKQNGREIHYHTNAKKMKEIADFIEPFRKMWDDRFNKLEDIMKNYKPSK; this is translated from the coding sequence ATGAATTTAAGAAGAGATGTATTTCAGGCCATTGCCGACCCTACCCGCAGGGCTATATTGTTGTTGGTGGCTTCGCAGTCTATGACAGCTGGTGCAATAGCCGCCAATTTCGACACGGCAAGGCCCACTGTTTCAAAACACCTGCAAATTCTTACCGAGTGCGAATTGTTAGCGCAAAAACAAAACGGTAGGGAAATTCACTACCACACTAACGCAAAAAAAATGAAAGAAATTGCCGATTTTATTGAGCCGTTCCGCAAAATGTGGGACGACAGATTTAATAAACTGGAAGATATTATGAAAAACTATAAACCAAGCAAATAG
- a CDS encoding SEL1-like repeat protein has translation MDDTSHAEQARIWLANIAHNNQVITRAMDKGDISLLNYKDFNDVSPGFTSFPELLNYEGYDYGWSCIWAVAEEELLYEIFEQNKLWGLKDKDDRVLLSPQFDEFYSFGPQDLAVVSKNGKYGYVHTIGRIAIPLIWEDAFDFEYSGVAVVTLQTKSGLIDTKGREITPLVYDELDTIGDGSYFNAKKESYWGVIDASGQVVIGFEHADMVETGYGFYYTQTNGQKSQKIYNEFFNYLGEFPIDSVENLDNGLILIKPYKGLNSSLLYKKDGTLLDSGFEKVNRQTNFNDLLVIRKDKKHGAISRKNESYVLPCEYDAILDIRARVNGGISDIALIHQADKKGVYDGNPIRPSWLIPLGNYEQILWLYETVFALQKNQMWGIVNAANNNMSSFEFDLVVQKPNEDGFAYAFKDDKVYTVSENAIAPANKSAALEHAGEDYAYYFEYEIRKRLLAYGKGLSTISEQVTDELSTAYDLCVKAIAASNNKDYAKSIYYDTLAAEKGYALSMNNLAHIYYNIQGFIDDDKAFYWYEKGAMAGNENAMNGLGMCYKHGIGTPVNIENALFWLNKAADAQLALAYNNLGDLYSENLLLPFDPDKALQYYQAAAALGEPENNWLGYLYDLKGDYEKALKYYQLGADEGIDISFYNLGIFHLNGLGTSKNVTKAIDNFKLSLNRGYHQANIDLALIYRNEKGFNDEQKVQQHIDAARAAGLQIPEDLLVKKKGWFGF, from the coding sequence ATGGACGACACATCTCATGCAGAACAAGCCAGGATTTGGCTGGCTAACATTGCCCATAACAATCAGGTAATTACCAGGGCGATGGATAAAGGAGATATCAGCCTGCTGAATTATAAAGATTTTAACGATGTCAGTCCTGGTTTTACCTCTTTTCCCGAACTGTTAAATTACGAAGGCTATGATTATGGCTGGTCTTGTATCTGGGCAGTTGCCGAAGAAGAATTGCTGTATGAAATATTTGAGCAAAACAAGCTTTGGGGCTTGAAGGATAAAGATGACCGGGTTTTACTGAGTCCCCAGTTTGATGAATTTTACAGCTTCGGCCCACAGGACCTGGCAGTAGTATCAAAAAATGGCAAATATGGATATGTACACACTATTGGAAGAATAGCAATTCCATTAATATGGGAAGATGCCTTTGATTTCGAATATTCAGGTGTTGCAGTAGTTACACTTCAAACCAAATCAGGATTGATTGATACAAAAGGTCGTGAAATTACGCCCCTTGTTTATGACGAACTAGACACTATTGGGGATGGAAGCTATTTTAATGCAAAAAAAGAATCTTACTGGGGCGTAATTGATGCCTCTGGACAGGTTGTAATTGGTTTCGAACATGCGGACATGGTCGAAACTGGCTACGGTTTTTATTATACCCAAACAAATGGACAAAAAAGCCAAAAAATTTATAATGAGTTTTTTAACTACCTGGGTGAATTTCCAATTGATTCTGTAGAAAATCTGGATAATGGGCTGATATTAATTAAACCTTATAAAGGACTTAATTCCAGTTTGCTATATAAAAAGGACGGAACCCTGCTCGATAGCGGATTTGAAAAAGTAAACAGGCAAACAAATTTCAACGATCTGCTGGTTATTCGTAAAGACAAAAAACACGGTGCCATCAGCAGGAAAAACGAATCTTATGTGTTGCCCTGCGAGTATGATGCAATTCTGGATATTCGTGCCAGGGTTAATGGCGGAATAAGCGATATCGCATTAATCCACCAGGCAGACAAAAAGGGCGTTTATGATGGCAATCCAATTAGGCCATCGTGGTTAATTCCCCTTGGCAATTACGAGCAAATCCTTTGGCTTTATGAAACCGTTTTTGCGCTGCAAAAAAACCAAATGTGGGGCATCGTTAACGCAGCAAACAATAACATGAGCAGTTTTGAATTTGACCTGGTTGTACAAAAGCCTAATGAGGATGGATTTGCCTATGCATTTAAAGACGACAAGGTATATACAGTTAGTGAAAATGCAATTGCCCCTGCTAATAAATCAGCTGCGTTGGAACATGCAGGAGAAGATTATGCTTATTATTTTGAGTACGAAATCAGAAAGAGGCTGTTAGCTTATGGAAAGGGGCTTAGCACAATCAGCGAACAGGTAACAGATGAACTTAGCACAGCCTACGACCTTTGCGTAAAGGCAATAGCCGCTTCTAATAATAAGGACTACGCAAAATCAATATATTATGACACCCTTGCAGCAGAGAAAGGATATGCCCTTTCTATGAATAACCTTGCACATATCTACTATAATATTCAAGGTTTTATTGATGATGATAAAGCTTTTTATTGGTACGAAAAAGGTGCAATGGCCGGCAATGAAAATGCCATGAATGGGCTGGGAATGTGTTATAAACATGGAATAGGTACCCCGGTAAATATAGAAAATGCTTTATTCTGGTTAAATAAAGCTGCTGATGCACAACTGGCGTTAGCATATAATAACCTTGGCGATTTATATTCTGAAAACCTGCTGCTTCCATTTGATCCTGATAAGGCCCTTCAATACTATCAGGCTGCTGCAGCGCTTGGTGAGCCAGAAAACAATTGGCTTGGATACCTGTACGATTTAAAAGGTGATTATGAAAAGGCCCTGAAATATTATCAGCTGGGTGCTGATGAAGGTATCGACATTTCATTCTATAATCTTGGTATTTTCCATTTAAATGGTTTAGGAACCAGTAAAAATGTAACCAAGGCAATTGATAACTTTAAACTTTCGTTAAATCGTGGATATCATCAGGCAAACATAGATCTTGCTTTAATTTACCGAAATGAAAAGGGCTTTAATGACGAACAAAAAGTACAGCAGCATATAGATGCAGCAAGAGCAGCAGGTTTGCAAATCCCTGAAGATCTTCTGGTAAAAAAGAAAGGCTGGTTTGGTTTTTAA
- a CDS encoding lipoyl domain-containing protein: protein MQNYYKIHADGLHHFKNEARKAFAVICNSFGLQEEKLILTDADNLFQVTFSNSKIRIVVKGINWGMNTDINFGVNARDGNLYSILQLMKERKPEIPVDGNQIDQLFGYAHYLLTHAADILKGETTFFNQQEALIKQEKENALRAKQAESDKKLSEGYLKIDAPIGEPIWRKPRPLLSTYNSIKNKFPHSFEVIFNPGDLLSYSEYGAAFITNWKVDLHDAVKVNEIICEISTDKVSIEIVAPHTGRLIWLLEEGTIFRSSTCIALLDLHIY, encoded by the coding sequence ATGCAGAATTATTATAAAATACATGCTGATGGGCTTCACCACTTCAAAAACGAAGCACGAAAAGCCTTTGCGGTTATCTGCAATAGTTTCGGTTTACAGGAAGAAAAGCTTATTCTAACAGATGCAGATAATTTATTTCAGGTAACATTTTCCAATAGTAAAATCCGGATTGTGGTAAAAGGAATTAACTGGGGCATGAATACAGACATTAATTTTGGGGTTAATGCCAGGGATGGTAATTTATATAGCATTTTGCAACTGATGAAAGAACGAAAACCTGAAATACCTGTTGACGGTAATCAGATTGATCAGCTTTTTGGATATGCTCATTACCTGTTAACCCATGCTGCAGATATTCTAAAAGGCGAAACCACATTCTTTAATCAGCAAGAAGCATTGATTAAGCAAGAAAAAGAAAATGCCCTTAGAGCTAAACAAGCCGAGTCGGACAAAAAACTTTCTGAAGGTTATTTGAAAATTGATGCACCTATAGGAGAACCCATCTGGCGAAAACCACGACCATTGCTGTCAACATATAACAGTATTAAAAATAAATTTCCGCATAGCTTTGAAGTGATATTTAATCCAGGTGATTTGCTAAGTTACTCTGAATATGGTGCAGCTTTCATTACCAATTGGAAAGTAGACCTGCATGACGCGGTTAAAGTGAATGAAATAATTTGTGAGATAAGTACAGACAAAGTTTCGATTGAAATTGTTGCTCCTCATACTGGCCGTCTTATATGGTTATTGGAAGAAGGTACAATCTTCAGATCTTCAACCTGTATTGCTTTACTAGATCTACATATTTATTAA
- a CDS encoding PfkB family carbohydrate kinase, with amino-acid sequence MSLIIIGTVAFDAIETPFGKTDKIVGGAATYASLAASYFYNKAKIVAVVGDDFHQSDIDIFTAHGIDTEGLQIKAGEKSFFWSGKYHNDMNSRDTLITELNVLENFDPIIPEHYQDCEYLMLGNLTPQVQQTVIKRLKNRPKLIVMDTMNFWMDIMMDDLLETIKMVDVLTINDAEARQLSGEYSLVKAAKKILAMGPKYLIIKKGEHGALLFHEDQIFSAPALPLAEVFDPTGAGDTFAGGFIGYLAKVGTINFNNMKNAIIYGSALASFCVEKFGTERLLNLTDEEIAARIQEFVSLSAFTIEV; translated from the coding sequence ATGAGCCTGATAATCATAGGTACTGTAGCTTTTGATGCTATTGAAACTCCTTTCGGAAAAACGGATAAAATTGTAGGTGGAGCAGCAACTTACGCAAGTTTAGCGGCTTCTTACTTTTATAATAAAGCAAAAATTGTAGCAGTAGTGGGCGATGATTTTCATCAATCAGACATCGACATCTTCACCGCACACGGTATTGATACCGAAGGATTACAGATTAAAGCAGGTGAAAAATCATTTTTCTGGTCAGGTAAATACCATAACGACATGAATAGCCGTGATACTTTAATTACGGAATTGAATGTATTGGAAAATTTCGACCCGATTATCCCAGAGCACTATCAAGACTGCGAATACCTGATGTTAGGCAACCTCACCCCACAGGTGCAGCAAACCGTAATTAAACGTCTTAAAAACCGCCCGAAATTAATCGTAATGGACACCATGAACTTTTGGATGGATATTATGATGGATGACTTATTGGAAACCATTAAAATGGTAGATGTATTAACAATTAATGATGCCGAAGCACGTCAGTTATCGGGTGAATACTCGTTGGTGAAAGCAGCAAAGAAAATTTTGGCGATGGGTCCAAAATATTTGATCATTAAAAAAGGTGAACATGGTGCATTGTTATTCCACGAAGATCAGATTTTCTCCGCTCCGGCCTTGCCTTTGGCAGAAGTATTTGATCCAACGGGTGCTGGCGATACTTTCGCAGGAGGATTTATCGGTTATTTGGCTAAAGTGGGTACAATCAACTTCAACAACATGAAAAACGCAATCATTTATGGCTCTGCACTGGCTTCTTTCTGTGTAGAGAAGTTTGGAACAGAAAGGTTATTAAACTTAACCGATGAAGAAATTGCAGCCAGAATTCAAGAATTTGTAAGCTTAAGTGCTTTTACGATAGAAGTTTAA
- a CDS encoding cytochrome b5 domain-containing protein, which translates to MDLPSYTKQQLALRNGQDKPQIWVAYKGLIYDMTDSRLWRNGKHYEHWAGQDLTDELPDAPHTEAVFEKFIPIAILTTPN; encoded by the coding sequence ATGGATTTACCCAGCTATACCAAACAGCAACTCGCCTTACGCAACGGACAAGACAAACCTCAAATATGGGTGGCTTACAAAGGTTTGATCTACGATATGACCGATAGCAGGCTGTGGCGGAACGGGAAACATTACGAGCACTGGGCCGGGCAGGATTTAACAGACGAACTACCCGATGCACCCCACACTGAAGCTGTTTTTGAAAAATTTATACCGATAGCCATATTGACTACACCTAATTAA
- a CDS encoding lycopene cyclase domain-containing protein: MNYIYLLINLAVIFFPLVLSFDKKVHFFSKWKFVLPAILLTGVVFLIWDILFTKLNVWSFNPDYLIGVNLFGLPLEEILFFLTVPYACIFIYECLNAYFPKNDLQKYSLALSNLFLGLCIAILFFGYNKWYTLINFGFLFMVLAYVEYVNVKFRFMYKFYRAYLVSLIPFYIVNGFLTSIPIVLYNDKQNLGFRVGTIPFEDHFYLMGLLLMNIYLYEVFKNKAGKSQA; encoded by the coding sequence ATGAATTATATCTATCTGCTTATCAATCTTGCTGTAATTTTCTTTCCCTTGGTTTTATCATTCGATAAAAAGGTTCATTTTTTTAGCAAATGGAAGTTTGTATTGCCTGCAATATTGCTTACTGGTGTTGTTTTTTTAATTTGGGATATCCTGTTTACCAAACTTAATGTATGGTCTTTTAATCCCGATTACCTGATAGGGGTAAATCTTTTTGGACTACCCTTAGAAGAGATCTTATTCTTTTTAACTGTTCCGTATGCCTGTATATTTATTTACGAATGTTTAAACGCCTATTTCCCAAAAAACGATCTGCAAAAGTATAGCCTCGCATTAAGTAATTTGTTTCTGGGGCTTTGTATAGCCATTTTATTTTTTGGTTATAACAAGTGGTATACGCTAATCAATTTTGGCTTTTTATTTATGGTGCTGGCCTATGTAGAATATGTGAATGTGAAGTTCAGGTTTATGTACAAATTCTATAGGGCCTACCTGGTTTCGCTTATTCCTTTTTATATCGTAAACGGATTTTTAACTTCGATTCCAATTGTGCTGTACAACGATAAACAAAATCTGGGTTTTAGAGTGGGAACAATACCTTTCGAGGATCATTTTTATTTAATGGGTCTGTTGTTGATGAATATTTACCTGTACGAAGTTTTTAAAAACAAGGCTGGTAAAAGTCAAGCGTAA
- a CDS encoding NAD(P)/FAD-dependent oxidoreductase produces the protein MEKKPAVTIIGAGFAGLAAAALLAKDGCDVTVIEKNEMAGGRARSWQKDGFLFDMGPSWYWMPDVFENYYNLFGKTASDFYTLKRLNPSYRIYFGKKDTIDVPATLDNLYDLFEKLEPGSSKNLKHFLHQAKYKYDVGMNEYVFKPSHSVMEYFDPRLAISGIKLQLLGNMRKHVHQLFKNERLRKLLEFPVLFLGATPQHTPALYSLMNYADLVLGTWYPMGGMHKIVAAMQQIAESEGVKFIFDAEVTKIEVKNNLAEYVITNKGNFKSDFVVGNADYHHIDQHLFDKPYRNYSEKYWEKRTMAPSCLLFYVGVNKKLNNLLHHNLFFDEDFDQHAEEIYTHPQWPSKPLFYVCCPSITDKSVAPEGCENLFFLIPVAPDLKDSESKREEYFNLLIDRFKNLTGNDISNNILFKRSYAMNDFVADYHAFKGNAYGLANTLKQTAFLKPKMKSKVTNFLYTGQLTVPGPGVPPAIISGQVVAKEIKKKLKKA, from the coding sequence ATGGAGAAAAAACCCGCGGTTACCATTATAGGGGCCGGTTTTGCAGGCCTGGCTGCTGCAGCTTTATTGGCTAAAGATGGTTGTGATGTTACAGTTATCGAAAAAAACGAAATGGCCGGTGGCAGGGCCCGGAGCTGGCAAAAAGACGGCTTCCTTTTCGATATGGGTCCGAGTTGGTACTGGATGCCCGATGTCTTTGAAAATTATTACAACCTGTTTGGAAAAACTGCTTCTGATTTTTATACGTTAAAGAGGTTAAATCCTTCTTACCGGATTTATTTTGGCAAAAAAGATACTATTGATGTTCCGGCAACATTAGATAACTTATATGATTTATTTGAAAAACTAGAGCCAGGAAGTAGCAAAAACCTGAAACATTTTCTCCATCAGGCCAAATACAAATACGACGTGGGTATGAACGAATATGTTTTTAAACCCTCGCACAGTGTAATGGAATATTTCGATCCGAGATTGGCCATTAGCGGCATTAAACTACAACTTTTGGGCAATATGCGAAAGCATGTGCACCAGTTGTTCAAAAATGAACGGTTGAGGAAACTTTTGGAATTCCCTGTTTTATTTTTAGGCGCTACCCCACAGCACACACCTGCATTATACAGTTTGATGAACTATGCCGACCTTGTATTAGGCACCTGGTACCCAATGGGTGGTATGCATAAAATTGTAGCCGCCATGCAGCAAATAGCCGAAAGCGAAGGCGTGAAATTTATTTTCGATGCAGAAGTAACCAAAATTGAAGTAAAAAACAACCTGGCAGAGTACGTAATTACGAATAAGGGAAATTTTAAAAGCGACTTTGTAGTGGGCAATGCAGATTATCACCATATCGATCAACACCTGTTTGATAAACCTTACCGCAATTACAGCGAAAAATATTGGGAAAAAAGAACCATGGCTCCTTCCTGCCTATTGTTCTATGTAGGGGTAAATAAAAAGCTAAACAACCTATTACACCACAATTTATTCTTTGATGAAGATTTTGATCAACATGCTGAAGAAATCTACACCCATCCGCAATGGCCATCAAAACCATTATTTTATGTATGCTGTCCTTCCATAACTGATAAAAGTGTAGCACCGGAAGGCTGCGAGAATCTTTTCTTTTTAATTCCGGTAGCACCCGATTTAAAAGATAGCGAAAGCAAAAGAGAAGAGTACTTTAATTTATTGATCGATCGCTTTAAAAATTTAACAGGAAACGATATTAGCAATAACATTTTGTTTAAACGCAGTTATGCCATGAACGATTTTGTAGCAGATTACCACGCTTTTAAAGGAAACGCGTATGGATTAGCAAATACTTTGAAACAAACTGCTTTTTTAAAACCTAAGATGAAAAGTAAGGTAACAAATTTTTTATACACCGGACAATTAACCGTTCCGGGGCCTGGTGTACCACCTGCAATCATCTCCGGACAAGTGGTGGCAAAAGAAATAAAAAAAAAGTTAAAAAAAGCTTGA
- a CDS encoding RNA polymerase sigma factor — translation MTKFEFNHLVNHHSVSLRSYALNFTKDAEDANDLVQDTMLKAITYYNKFKEGTNLKGWLFTIMKNTFINNYRRLVKTNTLITQSEDISSANLSYSATKNQAESKFVLGDIDKALSQLPEEYYVPFIRYFEGYKYHEIADMLAIPIGTVKTRIHVARGILKKYLKTYSKEIATTEVA, via the coding sequence ATGACAAAATTTGAATTCAATCATCTGGTTAATCATCACTCGGTATCGCTTAGATCTTATGCTTTAAATTTTACTAAAGACGCAGAAGACGCAAATGATTTGGTTCAGGATACCATGCTGAAAGCGATCACTTATTACAATAAGTTTAAAGAGGGAACGAATTTAAAAGGTTGGTTGTTTACCATCATGAAAAATACTTTCATTAACAACTATCGCCGACTGGTGAAAACGAATACGTTAATTACGCAGAGCGAGGATATTTCTTCTGCGAATCTTTCATATAGTGCAACTAAAAATCAGGCGGAGAGTAAATTTGTGCTGGGTGATATTGATAAAGCCCTTTCGCAATTGCCTGAAGAGTATTATGTACCTTTTATTCGTTATTTCGAAGGATATAAGTATCACGAAATTGCAGATATGTTAGCTATTCCGATTGGAACAGTAAAAACGCGTATCCACGTAGCAAGAGGAATCCTTAAAAAATATTTAAAAACATATTCTAAAGAAATTGCCACTACAGAAGTGGCTTAA
- the murB gene encoding UDP-N-acetylmuramate dehydrogenase — MLQIQENISLKPYNSFGIDVKASYFAEISDEADLIKLFKQEIVKTQKLLVIGGGSNVLFTQDYDGLVVKISIKGIQSAVIDDKVLVTAGAGEVWNDFVNYCVGHHFAGVENLSLIPGTVGASPIQNIGAYGVELKDVFESCTAFEIKTGTMKTFSYNDCHFGYRESIFKGELKGQYVITSVTFRLSAEAKINTSYGAIETELLNRGIENPDIADVSAAVSHIRVSKLPDPSTIGNAGSFFKNPVIEKYEFADVVAKHPDVVHYPTADDKIKLAAGWLIEQCGWKGKVVGQTGTWKNQALVLVNHGHATGTEVYHFSEQIIDSVKSTFGVTLEREVNIL; from the coding sequence ATGCTTCAAATCCAGGAAAATATTTCGCTAAAACCATACAACTCATTTGGTATAGATGTTAAGGCTAGTTATTTCGCCGAGATAAGCGATGAAGCAGACTTGATTAAATTGTTTAAGCAGGAGATCGTAAAAACTCAAAAACTCCTCGTTATAGGCGGAGGAAGTAATGTATTATTTACCCAGGATTATGATGGATTAGTTGTTAAAATCAGCATTAAGGGCATTCAGTCTGCAGTTATTGATGATAAAGTTTTGGTAACAGCAGGTGCAGGCGAAGTGTGGAACGATTTTGTAAACTACTGTGTTGGGCATCATTTTGCGGGTGTTGAAAATTTAAGTCTGATCCCCGGCACGGTTGGTGCATCGCCCATACAGAATATCGGTGCGTATGGGGTAGAGCTTAAAGACGTTTTCGAAAGTTGTACCGCATTTGAAATCAAAACCGGAACAATGAAAACCTTTAGTTATAACGATTGCCACTTCGGTTACCGCGAAAGTATTTTTAAGGGGGAATTGAAAGGTCAGTATGTTATTACATCTGTTACTTTCCGTTTATCGGCAGAGGCAAAAATTAATACTTCTTATGGCGCAATTGAAACCGAGCTGCTGAACAGAGGAATCGAAAACCCAGATATTGCCGATGTTTCTGCTGCTGTATCTCATATCCGCGTAAGTAAATTACCTGACCCATCTACCATTGGTAACGCAGGTAGTTTCTTTAAAAATCCAGTGATCGAAAAATATGAATTTGCCGATGTTGTAGCAAAACACCCCGATGTGGTGCATTATCCTACAGCTGACGATAAAATTAAATTGGCAGCAGGCTGGTTAATTGAGCAATGTGGCTGGAAGGGTAAGGTGGTTGGCCAAACAGGTACCTGGAAAAACCAGGCTTTGGTTTTAGTTAACCACGGACATGCAACTGGTACAGAAGTGTATCATTTTTCTGAACAGATTATAGACAGTGTAAAGTCTACTTTTGGAGTCACTTTAGAAAGAGAAGTAAATATTCTGTGA